CCTCGCGCGCCGTACGCGGCGTGATCGCCAGCGAGATCAGCGTGATCACGATCAGCCCGGCATCGCGGGCGAAGTTCTGCAACGCCACCGGCGTCCCGAAGACGTCGAACGCCACGCCAGGCTTCCAGATGCCACTCATCAGCACCAGCCCCACCGCGGCTGCCAGCAGTACGAAGTTGCGCTTGCCTTCCAGACGCACCGGTGCGGCGTGCGGCGTCGGGTCCAGCGCGTCGATCTGGCGCTCCGTCTTCTGACGGAAGTAGTAGCTGTCGATCAGGAAGAACAACACCAGCAATACGGTGCAGATGAACAGCGTCTCCGGCCAGAGGTAACGTGCCGTCCAGAAGAAATCGACACCCTGCAGGAAACCGAGGAAGAGTGGCGGATCGCCCAGCGGCGTGAGGGAGCCGCCCGCGTTCGCCACGAGGAAGATGAAGAACACGACGACGTGTACGTTGTGCTTGCGGTTGTCGTTCGCGCGGATCAATGGACGAATCAACAGCATTGCCGCGCCCGTCGTTCCCATGATGCTCGCGAGCACCGTGCCCAACGCGAGCAACCCCGTGTTGAGCCATGGCCCGCCGCGCAGGTTGCCGTGCACGCAAATGCCCCCTGCCGTGGTGAACAGCGCAGTGAGCAGGACGACGAACGGAATGTACTCGGCCACGACCGCATGCACCGCCCCGTACCATGCCGCTCCCGCCCCGAACACCAGCGCAAAGGGCAGCAGAAACGCCGCGCCCCAGAACGCCGCGATCTTGCCGAAATGGTGATGCCAGAATGCCGGAGCGAGCAGCGGCCCGAGCGCGATCGAGAGCAACAACCCGGCGAACGGAACGCCCCACCAGGCGACGAGCTGTGCGCCATCCGGTCCGGCAGCAAACGCCGCCGGGCTGATCAGCGCCAGCCCCGCTGTGGCCAGCGCCCCCAAAATCCCCTTCTGCATTGTGTCTTGTTCCTATTGATGAATGGTCAACTCCTTACGAGTCACCACCTTCACGAGAGTGCCCCAACGGCGCGAGCTTGGGATATTTCCCTAACTTGCATCGATGTGAAACGAAAGACCGCCGGGATGGCAATACGGCAAACCGGCGAAGAACGGTAGTCGCGGTCGTGAACGCTCAAAGAACCTCAATACGGCTCAGCGCGGGTCAGAGCTGCTCAAGACGCTGACCGCTAGTCCTCTGCGAGGGGGCACCAGTGCAATGAAGCATCCACCGCCTGAGCGATGCCAGCGCTCCGACGAAGCAACGCCGTGCCACGTCAGCGCAATGCCCTCAGCGTCTCGCTCAGGCCCCGTCGACGACGATCACGTGAACGCGGTACGGCCCGTGAGCGCCCAGCACCAGCGTTTGTTCGATATCGGCGGTGCGCGACGGTCCCGCAATGAAATTGGTGGCACGCGAGAGCTGACCACGTTCGCTGCGCATGAGCGCGAATCCGTCTTCATGGCCGGCGACGATGCGCGACGCGGGAACGATGGCGATATGCGTTTCCGGCAGCAGTGTGGCCGAAGCAAACGTCTGCGGCCCCGACATCATCATCAGTGCGCCAGTCTCCGCGATGGCGCAGAAGCAACCCGTGATGCCGACGAGATCGTCGCCGTGCGGCTTGCGGAATTCCACGTGGCACCCCGCGCCTGCCCAGTCGAGCTCGCGCAGCGTCGGCCACGCGACGGCCTGCGTGTTGAGCCCGTTGGCCTGCAGATACGTTGCGGCGGCGGCCGGCACATCGCGCATACCCGGCACGCGGGCGATGGTCGTCGACAGCGCTTCGGCCTTGCCGATGAAGGTCGCGACGAGATCGCCGGGCATCGTCGGGCGCGGTCCCTGCGGATGGCGCGCCAGATAGTCCTCGGCCGCCGCCTGCTCGTTCGCACGCGCGGCATCGGGACGATGCTGCGCATTTCGGATGCGGGCGAAGATGCGATTGCGGGCGTCGGAGGTGTCCATGGCTGCGTCCTGTGAAGCCGACGCGCCGGTCTGAAGCCGGCGTCGTCCGCTGGGTCGGGTGTCGTATCACGAAGCCGCCGGGAGCTTTCCGGCGGGCGATGGGCAATTATAACGGTTGCCCCTCGCGCCACGACGAGCCTTCGCACACTATCGGAATGCTCTGGCGGTGCGCTCGGACAACGCGTCAGTGGCCCGCTGCCGGCTCCGGCGCGATCTCGAACACCTGGCGTAGATAGGCGAGGTAGGCGTCGTCGTCGCACATGTTCTTGCCCGGTGAATCCGAGAGCTTGGCCACCGGCTGGCCGTTGCAGCGCACCATCTTGATGACGATCTGCAGCGGCTGATAGCCCAGATCGTTGGTGAGGTTGGTCCCTACGCCGAAGGCCAGTTTGCAGCGATCGCGGAAGCGCTCGAACAGCTGGAGCACCTTCGGAATGTCGAGGCCGTCCGAGAAGATCATGGTCTTGGTGTGCGCGTCGACGCGGTTCTGCGCGTAGTGTTCGAGCAGCCGCTCGCCCCAGGCGAACGGGTCGCCGGAATCGTGACGCGCGCCATCGAAGAGCTTGCAGAAGTACATGTCGAAGTCGCGCAGGAACGCGGACATGCCGTACACGTCGGACAGCGCGATGCCCAGATCGCCACGATACTCCTTCGCCCACGTCTCGAAGCCGAAGATCTGCGAGTCGCGCAGCCGCGGGCCGAGTGCCTGACAGGCTTGCAGATACTCGTGCGCCATCGTGCCCAGCGGGGTGAGGCCGAGCTTTGCCGCGTAGTACACGTTGCTCGTGCCCGCAAACTGCTCGCCGAGTTCGTCGCGCAGGGTGAGGATGACCTCCTCGTGCCACTCCTTGGAGAAGCGGCGGCGCGTGCCGTAGTCGGCAATCTTGCAGTCGCGATAATCCACCGGCTCGGCGAGCATGCAGATCTTGTCCCTGAGCCGCTGACGCCCTTCTTCGTACGCCGGCGTGCGCTGCGTGTTGCGGAAGTAGACCTCGTTGACGATGGCCAGCACCGGGATCTCGAACAGGATCGTGTGCAGCCACGGCCCCTGGATGACGATGTCGATCTCGCCGTTGCGCTTGGCCGACGGCTGCACGGTGATGTACTTCTCGTTCAGGTGGAAGAGATCGAGAAAGTCGATGAAGTCGCTCTTGATGAAGCGCATTGCACCGAGATAGCGCAGTTCCGACTCGGTGAAGCGCAATCCGCAGAGCAGGCGGATTTCGTCGCGAATCTCGTCGACATAGGGCGTGAGATCGACGCCTTCGGTGCGGCACTTGAAGCGGTACTCGACCTGGGCGGCCGGAAAGTGATGCAGCACCACCTGCATCATCGTGAACTTGTAGAGATCGGTATCGAGCAGCGACGTAATGATCATGGCGGCGGGCCCCGCGCGGAGCACTTACAGCGATGTCCGATGGTACCGCAAAGCGGCGTCGGGCATGAGATCGAGGCCAGGACGCGCAAGCTCGCTGCGCGGGTTGCCGGGACAGGGTCCGGGAGGGGCCGGCTCCCTCACCGGCGACGTCCGGCTGCGTTACAATACGCGTTTTAACGGCCGCTCGAAGCCGTTTCGCCCTACTCTGGAGTTGTTGGCATGACCCACGTTGTCACCGAAAGCTGCATCAAATGTAAATTCACCGACTGTGTGGACGTTTGCCCCGTGGACTGCTTCCGCGAGGGGCCGAACTTCCTTGCGATCGATCCGAACGAGTGCATCGATTGCGCCGTCTGCGTGGCCGAGTGCCCGGTGAATGCCATTTATGCCGAAGAGGACGTGCCGGGCGACCAGCAGGAATTCATCGCGCTCAACGCCGAGCTCTCGCCGAACTGGCCGAGCATCGTGAAGACGAAGACGCCGCTGGCCGATGCCGATCAATGGAAGGACGTGACCGACAAGCTGCATCTGCTCGAGCGCTGAACCAGGAGCGGTAATTGCGCACGGGACGCAGAAAAAATGCGCGCCGAGTGTTGACAGTGTGCGAAAACCGCCTCTATAATCGCTTTCTCTTTTGATCCCCGATAGCTCAGTCGGTAGAGCGCCGGACTGTTAATCCGTAGGTCCCTGGTTCGAGCCCAGGTCGGGGAGCCAAGAATACCGAAGCGATGGCCTCGCACACGCGGGGCCTTTGTTTTAGTCGATGCGTAGCGATCGCGGCGCACGACGCACAAGTTTGATCCTCGATAGCTCAGTCGGTAGAGCGCCGGACTGTTAATCCGTAGGTCCCTGGTTCGAGCCCAGGTCGAGGAGCCAAAACGCAAGAAGCCTCGCCAATCGGCGAGGCTTTTTTGTTTCTGCAGTATCGATGTCCGCTGCCCCCTCACGTGCTCCCGCCGCATCGTCATAAACGAACGGGGCACCGTCTCCGGCGCCCCGCTCCCTACCGCGTTGCTTGCACTTCAGTACGACTTGCCGACATCACTCGCCTGCAGGCGCACCGATCGCCACCGATGAAGCGCTCGTCGTCGCTTCCGGACGATTCTGGTCTTCGATCCAGCGACGGCGCATCGGCGCGAGCAGGAACTTCGCCGCCACGGCCGCCGTGATGCTGATCACGGCGGCGGCGATGAACACGCGATCCCAATGACCGCCGACGGCCAGCACGGATGCCAGCGGCACCAGCAGCGCCGCCGTGCCCTTCGCCGTGTACAGCGTGCCGGCGTTGGACGCCGCATTCTTGCTGCCGAATGTGTCCGCGCACAGCGCCGGGAAGATCGAGAAGATCTCTCCCCAGCACAGGAAGGTCATCGCCGCGAAGAACACGAACATGTACGGGTTCTGACCAAAGTGCATCAACCCGAGCATCGCCACGCCTTCTCCAAGGAAGATGATGAACATGGCGTTCTCGCGACCGATCTTGTCCGAAACGAAACCGCACAGCGGACGCGTGAAGCCGTTGCACAGGTTGTCGATCGACAGCGTCATCGTCAGCAGCGGCAACGTCGCGCCGAACAGCGTCATGGGCATCGATGCAATGCCGTAGTCCTTCGCGATCGGACCGATTTGCGCCGTCGCCATCAGACCACCGGCCGCCACCGCCACGAAGCACGCGTAGATCACCCAGAACACCGGCGTACGGATCATCTGGCCCGAGGTGTAGTCGACCTTCGTCGCCAGGTTGCGACGCGAGACGGTGATGCCCTTCGGCACACGCGGCTTGACCAGCATCAGCGCGAGCAGAAAGATCGCCGCGCCCTGCACGATGCCGAAGTTGAAGAACGCCGCCTCGTAGCCCGACTCGCGGATCATGTTCGCAATCGGAATGACCGTGATGGCCGCGCCGGCGCCGAAACCCGCCGCCGTCAGACCGGCCGCCAGACCGCGCTTGTCCGGGAACCACTTGAGGGCGTTGCCCACGCACGTGCCGTAGACGCAACCCGCACCGATACCGGCGATGACCGCCGCCGTGTACAGCACGGCCAGCGTCTCGGCGTACGAATACATGATCCACGACACGGCGACGCACACCGCGCCGCCCGCCACGACCGGCCGCGGGCCGAAGCGATCGACCAGCCAGCCCTCGATCGGCACGAGCCACGTTTCCACCACAATGAAGATCGAGAACGCCACCTGGATGGCCGCGATGCCCCAGTGATGCTTCGCCTGCATCGGCTCGACGAACAACGTCCACGAATACTGCAGATTGGCCACCAGGCCCATACAGATGATGCCGATCACCAGTTGTGACCAGCGCCCTCCCAGAAAAGAGGTTTTCTCCTCCGGTTGTGCGGCTGCTTGCATGACTTGCCTCCTATTCCTGTCAGACGATTGGCGACGACCCGCGCTTGATGTTTGCGGTGCTCGCCGCCATCGCGTCCCGTCGCGCGGCCCGGCATGGGGATCTGCGCAGTACGGCACGCCTCCTGGCATTGCATGCGGCTCATGCTTGGCCGCTTGATCGCGGAGCGTCGCCTGGCGGCGAGCTCGCGGGGCTCAAGCCCCGGCTGACTGACTCTCGGAAGCGCCAAAGGACACTTCCGGCCCCCACTTCGGCGCGGCGACGCGGGCGTTACGCCCGCGCCGGCAAGTTGCCGGCTGCCGAAGGGTGACTGGGGAAACAAATTCGAGTGCGGACCGGCCAGCGACGTCGTACTGTCGACAACGACGCGAGCCCTGCCCCCTCACTCAGGCGGGCGCGCCCCGCGGACGCGTGATCGCCGGATCGCCTGCCCGGAACCCGCGGCAGGGAGATGAGGCACGCCGCAGCGCGCCGGTCGGTACCGGTAACGCCGACGGCGGATGCGACTGGACAGCCGGTGCGAAAACATCGCACGAGGTCTGCCCGAAAAGAAATATGGACGTACCCAACTTGCGTCTCCGATGAGTGCCGCGCGATTCGTCTGCCGTCCGGAAATTCACGGGTCCAGTCTGGCAATTTGCGCCGCATTGAATCTGATATACAAGATTCAATATATCGAATTAAGTATTTTTATGGTTCCAAAATTAGTCGATGGTCGAATGACTGTCAACCCGAGAGCGCCCTCACGGGCGTAGCGATCGACGCTGGATATTCAGGATTGTCACGAACGGAAGGTAAGCGCTTGGTAACCGCCAAAACCGCGTGATATCTGTCGTTGGGAGGCGGGGAGGGGCAGGAACTGGAGGAAGAATGGCTCGTGCGGCATCGCACCACACGGTACAGGGTCAGGGAAAACGATGACGTTTTGGGATCTTCGTTCCGGCCGCCCACCCTCGCACGAGGGCGGCCGCCGTCGGTGCGGATGCGTCAGTTCGGCTCGACGTCGCCCGAATTGTTGCGGATGAAGGTCAGGTGTTCGCGCAGCGAGCGTTGCGCGCTGGCAGCGTCATGCGACGCCACGGCATTGAAGATGCGGCGATGCTGAGCGATGAGCTCGGCCAGATCGGCGCCGTGACCGACGATGGCACGGTAGTTGTCGACCACCGAGCCGCGCAGCAGCTCGAAGATCGCGTGCATCAAATGCACGAGCACGAGATTGTGCGTGGCTTCGGCGAGGGCCAGATGGAAGTGTGCGTCGAGCTCCGGCACGCGCGTGAGCAACGACTGTCCGCGCGCATCGCCTTCGCCGTCGAAGCCGTCGCGCTCGGCGGCATAGGCGGCATAGGCGGCCTCGAGCGCTTCGAGCGCCTGGGCCAGACGAGCCACGTCCTCGGGCGTCGCGCGCTCGGCCGCCAGTTCCACGGCCTTCGCTTCGAGCACCTCACGCATTTCCAGGACGTCGTCGACCGTCTTGCTATGCCGCGACATCAGTTGCGAGAGCGGTTCGGCAAGCAGTGGCTGGCTCGCGTTCGCGACCAGATAACCGCCCCCGGCACGACCCACGATCAGGCCGCGCGACTCCAACCGCAGCAGCGCCTCGCGCAACGAGGGGCGCGACACGCCCATCTGCTGCGCAAGATCGCGCTCCGACGGCAATGCCGAGCCCGGCGCCAGCCGCCCTTCGACGACCATCGTCTCCAGTTGCTCGTAGACCATGTCGGACAAACGCAGCCGCGGCGGCGGCGTCACCGGCGCGAAGCTGGCGGCGGCGGAATCGCTGATGGGAGAAGAGGACATAGGCTGGGACGACTCGTTGGACGGCATGTCGGCTTGGGTTCTCGACGAAGAAATCACAGACGCCACGATACAGGATGCGGCCGGCGTCAGGGCGCCCTTTCCCCGGGTACGCGCCTGCTGTCGGGACGTCTCTCCAAAATCAAGGGTTAACCCGGTAGTCGAAATCGGATCATTCCCTTTACGATGACGTCACCCGATAACTGGTCTACTGGTCGACCAGTCTACCAGCAGACCAGTGAAATCTCATTACACGTCAACCTTCGTCCGAGAGCAAGCCCGATGGCGTCAAATGCCCCGCTTCCTGGTTCGTCCCCCGTCCTCGCGCCGCGCCCTCGGCAACCGCTGAATGTCAGTCTGAGTGCCGTCACGGCGAGCGTGGCAAGCGCGGCGAACGCCGACGAGCCGGTCTTCGAAACCGTTGACGAGGCTACGCGCGCCGCGCGCCTCGCCGCCTTGCGAAGGGCCGTGCCGGAGGTGCAATGGCTCACCGACCGCGAACAGATCACGCCGTACGAGTGCGACGGACTCGCCGCCTATCGCAAGTTGCCGCTGGCCGTCGTGTTGCCGGCCGACGAGGACCAGGTCTGCCGCATTCTGCGCGCCTGCCGCGAGCACAACGTGCCCGTGGTGCCCCGCGGCGCGGGCACCGGCCTGTCGGGCGGCGCCATGCCCATTACCGACGGCATCGTGCTCTCGCTCGCGAAGTTCAAACGCATTCTCGAAGTGGACGCCTACGCGCGCACGGCCACCGTACAGCCCGGGGTGCGCAACCTCGCCGTATCGGAAGCGGCCGCCCCCTACGGCCTTTATTACGCACCCGATCCGTCGTCGCAGATCGCCTGCACCATCGGCGGCAATGTCTCGGAGAATTCCGGCGGCGTGCACTGCCTGAAGTACGGCCTTACCGTGCACAACGTTCTGCGCGTGCGCGCCGTGACGATGGACGGCGATGTCGTGGAGTTCGGCTCGCACGCGCTCGACACGCCGGGGCTCGATCTGCTCTCGGTGTTCATCGGCAGCGAAGGCATGTTCTGCGTCGTCACGGAGATCACCGTGAAGCTCGTGCCGAAGCCCCAGGTGCAGCAGGTCATCATGGCGAGCTTCGATGACGTGGAAGCCGGTGGCAACGCCGTAGCCGCGATCATCGCCGCCGGCATCATTCCGGCGGGACTGGAGATGATGGACAAGCCCGCCACGCAGGCTGTCGAAGAGTTCGTGCACGCGGGCTACGATCTCGACGCCGCGGCCATCCTGCTGTGCGAATCCGACGGTACCCCCGAAGAAGTTGCCGAAGAAATCGCGCGCGTGTCGGCAGTGTTGCGTGCTTCAGGGGCGACGCGCATCCAAGTCTCCGCATCCGAAGCCGAGCGTCTGCGCTTCTGGTCGGGCCGCAAGAACGCGTTTCCGGCCGCCGGGCGCATCTCGCCGGACTATTACTGCATGGACGGCACGATTCCGCGCCGCACGATCGGCACGCTGCTCAAGCGCATCGAAGCCATGGAAGTGCAATACGGGCTGCGCTGTATCAACGTCTTCCACGCGGGCGACGGCAACATGCATCCGCTCATCCTGTTCAACGGCAACGATCTCGACGAATGGCATCGCGCCGAAGCGTTCGGCAGCGACATTCTGGAGGCGTGCGTCGAGCTCGGCGGCACCGTCACGGGAGAGCACGGCGTGGGCATCGAGAAGATCAACTCGATGTGCGTGCAATTCTCGCCGGAGGAGCGCGATGCGTTCTTCGGTGTGAAGCGCGCGTTCGATCCGGCAGGCCTGCTCAACGCCGACAAGGCCATCCCCACGCGGGCGCGCTGCGCCGAATACGGCAAGCTGCACGTGCGCGGCGGCCTGCTGCCTCATCCCGATTTGCCGAGGTTCTGATGTCGCAAGTCATTCGCATGGCGTCGTCCGGCGCCGACACCGATACGGACACGGGTATCAACGCCGATACCGAAGCGCAAGCCGCACAGCGCGCGCTCGCCGACATTCGCGAGCGCGTGCTCGCGGCCACCGCCGGCGGCATGCCGCTCGATATCCAGGGCGGCGGCACCAAGCGCTGGTACGGACAGACGCCCGTCGGCGAACCGCTCGACATGCGCGCCTATCGCGGCATCGTCTCGTACGACCCGGCCGAACTCGTCATCACGGCGCGCGCGGGCACACCGCTCGCGCAAATCGAAGCCGCGCTGGCCGAGCGCGGTCAGATCCTGCCGTTCGAGCCGCCGCATTTCGGCCCCGGCGCCACGCTTGGCGGATGTATCGCCGCGGGACTCGCCGGCCCACGCCGCCCACACGTGGGCGCTCCCCGCGACTTCGTGCTGGGCGCCGTCGTCATGAACGGTCAGGGCCAGGTGCTGCATTTCGGCGGGCAGGTGATGAAGAACGTCGCGGGCTACGACGTCTCGCGCGTGCTGGCCGGCTCGCTCGGCACGCTCGGCGTGCTGCTCGAACTCTCCATCAAGGTATTGCCGTGTCCGGTGGCGGAGGCGACGCTGCGCTACGAGATGTCGCAGGCGCAAGCCATCGACCAGCTCAACCGCTGGGGCGGCCAGCCGCTGCCGCTTACGGGATCGGCGTGGCATGATGGCGTGCTGAGCGTTCGTCTGGGCGGGGCTTCCGCCGCGATCGACGCCGCGCGCATCGCCATGGGCGGCGAGCACGTCGGCACGGTGCAAGCCCAGGCGTACTGGGAAGCGCTGCGCGAGCAGACGCATCCCTTCTTCGCCGACGCACCCGTCGTGGGTGAGGGACAACCGCTGTGGCGTCTGTCGGTGCCGTCGACCACGCCGCCGCTCGCCCACGGCGACGCGCATCTGATCGAATGGGGTGGGGCGCAGCGCTGGTGGATCACACCGCGCGCGGCCGACGAAGTCCGCACAATTGCCGCTTCGGTCGGCGGGCATGCTACGCTGTTCCGTCATGGCGACAAGACGGCCGGCGTCTTCACCTCGCAACCGGCCGCACTGCACGCTATCGGCGAACGCCTGCAGGAGGCTTTCGATCCGAGCCGCATCTTCAACCGCCATCGGCTGTACCGCTAAATTCGACGATGCAAACGAACCTCGCAGAATTTCTCCGCCAGACGCCGGACGGCGACGAAGCCGAAGCCATCCTCCGCAAATGCGTGCATTGTGGCTTCTGCACCGCCACGTGCCCGACCTACCAGTTGCTGGGCGACGAACTCGACGGCCCGCGCGGACGCATCTACCTCATCAAACAAATGGTCGAAGGCCAGAGCGTGACGCGGGAAACGCAGCGCCACCTCGATCGCTGCCTGACCTGCCGCAGTTGCGAATCGACGTGCCCGTCGGGTGTGCAATACGGGCGTCTCGCCGAGATCGGCCGCCGTCACGTGGACGCCAAGGTCGGCCGCCCGGCCGGCGAGCGCGCGCTGCGCTGGACGCTCGCCCGCGTGCTGCCCAATCGCGCCCTCTTTTCGCCGGCGCTGCGTCTGGGCCAGCAGTTCCGCTCGATCCTGCCGCGCGCGCTGCGCGAGAAGGTACCGCACCGCCAACGCTCGGGCGCGTGGCCGCACGCCAGACACACCCGCCGCATGCTCATGCTCGAAGGCTGCGTGCAGCCGGCCATGCTGCCCAACGTCAACAAGGCGACCGCCCGCGTGCTCGACACCCTCGGGATCGAGCTCGTCCGCCCGGCGTCGGCAGGGTGTTGCGGCGCCATCCGTCTGCATCTGAACTATCACGACGACGGCCTGGACGACGCGCGCCGCAACATCGACGCCTGGTGGCCCGAAATCGAGGCAGGGGCGGAAGCCATCGTGATCAATGCATCGGGCTGCGGCGCGACGGTCAAGGAGTACGGCCACCTTCTGCGTCACGATCCGCAGTACGCCGGCAAGGCACAGCGCGTCTCCGAACTGGCGCGCGACCTCGCCGAAGTACTGCTCGACAACATCGAGGCGCTGCAGCGCCGCGTGCCGAACCGCAAGACGGGCAAGATCGCCTATCACCCGCCCTGCACGCTCCAGCATGGTCAGCAGCTCAAGGGGGTGGTGGAAAAAGTGCTCGCGTCGGTGGGTGTGAACGTCATGCTGCCGCAGGACAGCCACATCTGCTGCGGCTCGGCGGGCACGTACTCGGTCACGCAGCCCGAGCTGTCGCACCAATTGCGCGACGCGAAATGGAAGTCCCTCGACGCGCTCGAGCCGGAGCTGGTGGTCTCCGCCAACGTCGGCTGCATCTGCCACCTGCAGGCCACCGCCAAGGGCGAGCACGCCCGCGATCACGCGCCGGTCCAGCACTGGATCGAACTGCTCGATCGGATGATCGCTACCCCGCAAATCGCCAATTGAGTCTCACCCGGATTGATTGTCCCGACAACAGGGACAATCAATCCCGAGTCCGCTCGTTTATCTGGACGATGGCGCTCCCTAGAATCGTCGGTAAGTCAGCCCGCCTTCCCGGCCTCACTGGCCTCACCGTGGCGCAGACGAACCTCACCCTCGATTCCCCCTGGACGGAGCCCGTCATGATCGATACCAAAACCGCCCCGTACGCCGCGCTGCTGCTGCGCGTGTCGCTCGGCATCCTGTTCCTCGCCCACCTGTCGCTGAAGGTGTTCGTCTTCACCGTGCCGGGCTTCGTCGGCTTCTTCGGCTCGCTCGGCCTGCCGCCGTTCCTGGCCTATGTCACCATGGCCGTGGAACTCGTCGGCGGCCTGATGCTGATTGCGGGCTTCCACGCGCGCTTTGCCGCATTGCCGCTCGCCGTGCTGATGCTCGGCACCATCGTCACCGTGCACGGCCACAATGGCTGGATGTTCGCGAACAAGGGTGGCGGCTGGGAATTCCCCGCGTTCTGGCTGGTGGCGCTGCTGGTCGTCGCACTGCTCGGCGACGGCGCCTGGTCGATTCGCCGCCCGCGCACCGCCTGACGCGCCACGCGCGATTCGACGCGACCGAACACGGCTCGAAGCCAGTACCGGAGAAACCGCCATGTCTGCCCTGCCCACCCTCTTCGTCTCTCACGGCTCGCCGCTGCTTGCGCTCGAACCGGGCCGCACCGGCCCGTTGCTGACGGCGCTGGGGCGTGCGGTACCCCGTCCGCGGGAGATTCTCGTCGTCTCCCCACACTGGTCGACGCCGACACCGCGCGTGGGCAATCTGGCGCAGCAGCGCACGATCCACGACTTCGGCGGTTTCCCCCGCGAGCTTTACACGCTGCAGTACCCGGCCGCCGGTTCCCCCGCCCTCGCCGAGCGCACCGTCCGGATCCTGCACGATGCCGGGCTGCCTGCCGCCACCGACGACCAGTGGGGGCTCGACCACGGCGCCTGGGTGCCGCTGCGCTATCTGTATCCGGATGCCGACGTGCCGGTCACGCAGTTGTCGCTGCAGCGTCATATGCGCCCGGAGTACCACTATCGCGTCGGCCAGCAGCTCGCCTCGCTGGCGCGGGACGGTGTGCTGATCGTCGCCTCGGGCAGCTTCACGCACAACCTGCATGAAGTTTTCCGCGCCCCGTCGGAAGATCGGGAGGAAGCCCCTTACGTGGCCGAATTCGCCGCGTGGTTCACCGAACACCTGGCCGCGATGGATCTCGATGCGCTGTTCGACTATCGTGCGCGTGC
The Pandoraea pulmonicola DNA segment above includes these coding regions:
- the fdxA gene encoding ferredoxin FdxA gives rise to the protein MTHVVTESCIKCKFTDCVDVCPVDCFREGPNFLAIDPNECIDCAVCVAECPVNAIYAEEDVPGDQQEFIALNAELSPNWPSIVKTKTPLADADQWKDVTDKLHLLER
- the oxlT gene encoding oxalate/formate MFS antiporter yields the protein MQAAAQPEEKTSFLGGRWSQLVIGIICMGLVANLQYSWTLFVEPMQAKHHWGIAAIQVAFSIFIVVETWLVPIEGWLVDRFGPRPVVAGGAVCVAVSWIMYSYAETLAVLYTAAVIAGIGAGCVYGTCVGNALKWFPDKRGLAAGLTAAGFGAGAAITVIPIANMIRESGYEAAFFNFGIVQGAAIFLLALMLVKPRVPKGITVSRRNLATKVDYTSGQMIRTPVFWVIYACFVAVAAGGLMATAQIGPIAKDYGIASMPMTLFGATLPLLTMTLSIDNLCNGFTRPLCGFVSDKIGRENAMFIIFLGEGVAMLGLMHFGQNPYMFVFFAAMTFLCWGEIFSIFPALCADTFGSKNAASNAGTLYTAKGTAALLVPLASVLAVGGHWDRVFIAAAVISITAAVAAKFLLAPMRRRWIEDQNRPEATTSASSVAIGAPAGE
- a CDS encoding FAD-linked oxidase C-terminal domain-containing protein, whose protein sequence is MASNAPLPGSSPVLAPRPRQPLNVSLSAVTASVASAANADEPVFETVDEATRAARLAALRRAVPEVQWLTDREQITPYECDGLAAYRKLPLAVVLPADEDQVCRILRACREHNVPVVPRGAGTGLSGGAMPITDGIVLSLAKFKRILEVDAYARTATVQPGVRNLAVSEAAAPYGLYYAPDPSSQIACTIGGNVSENSGGVHCLKYGLTVHNVLRVRAVTMDGDVVEFGSHALDTPGLDLLSVFIGSEGMFCVVTEITVKLVPKPQVQQVIMASFDDVEAGGNAVAAIIAAGIIPAGLEMMDKPATQAVEEFVHAGYDLDAAAILLCESDGTPEEVAEEIARVSAVLRASGATRIQVSASEAERLRFWSGRKNAFPAAGRISPDYYCMDGTIPRRTIGTLLKRIEAMEVQYGLRCINVFHAGDGNMHPLILFNGNDLDEWHRAEAFGSDILEACVELGGTVTGEHGVGIEKINSMCVQFSPEERDAFFGVKRAFDPAGLLNADKAIPTRARCAEYGKLHVRGGLLPHPDLPRF
- the pncB gene encoding nicotinate phosphoribosyltransferase → MIITSLLDTDLYKFTMMQVVLHHFPAAQVEYRFKCRTEGVDLTPYVDEIRDEIRLLCGLRFTESELRYLGAMRFIKSDFIDFLDLFHLNEKYITVQPSAKRNGEIDIVIQGPWLHTILFEIPVLAIVNEVYFRNTQRTPAYEEGRQRLRDKICMLAEPVDYRDCKIADYGTRRRFSKEWHEEVILTLRDELGEQFAGTSNVYYAAKLGLTPLGTMAHEYLQACQALGPRLRDSQIFGFETWAKEYRGDLGIALSDVYGMSAFLRDFDMYFCKLFDGARHDSGDPFAWGERLLEHYAQNRVDAHTKTMIFSDGLDIPKVLQLFERFRDRCKLAFGVGTNLTNDLGYQPLQIVIKMVRCNGQPVAKLSDSPGKNMCDDDAYLAYLRQVFEIAPEPAAGH
- a CDS encoding sodium:proton antiporter, producing MQKGILGALATAGLALISPAAFAAGPDGAQLVAWWGVPFAGLLLSIALGPLLAPAFWHHHFGKIAAFWGAAFLLPFALVFGAGAAWYGAVHAVVAEYIPFVVLLTALFTTAGGICVHGNLRGGPWLNTGLLALGTVLASIMGTTGAAMLLIRPLIRANDNRKHNVHVVVFFIFLVANAGGSLTPLGDPPLFLGFLQGVDFFWTARYLWPETLFICTVLLVLFFLIDSYYFRQKTERQIDALDPTPHAAPVRLEGKRNFVLLAAAVGLVLMSGIWKPGVAFDVFGTPVALQNFARDAGLIVITLISLAITPRTAREGNGFNWEPMKEVAKLFAGIFLTIIPVVAILRAGEAGALGWVIRLVTGQGGAPDNVMYFWATGLLSSFLDNAPTYLVFFNTAGGDAASLMTTGAATLAAISAGAVFMGANTYIGNAPNFMVKAIAEQRGIRMPSFFGYMLWSGAILLPLFVLTTLIFF
- a CDS encoding FadR/GntR family transcriptional regulator, with the protein product MSSSPISDSAAASFAPVTPPPRLRLSDMVYEQLETMVVEGRLAPGSALPSERDLAQQMGVSRPSLREALLRLESRGLIVGRAGGGYLVANASQPLLAEPLSQLMSRHSKTVDDVLEMREVLEAKAVELAAERATPEDVARLAQALEALEAAYAAYAAERDGFDGEGDARGQSLLTRVPELDAHFHLALAEATHNLVLVHLMHAIFELLRGSVVDNYRAIVGHGADLAELIAQHRRIFNAVASHDAASAQRSLREHLTFIRNNSGDVEPN
- a CDS encoding LutC/YkgG family protein, whose product is MDTSDARNRIFARIRNAQHRPDAARANEQAAAEDYLARHPQGPRPTMPGDLVATFIGKAEALSTTIARVPGMRDVPAAAATYLQANGLNTQAVAWPTLRELDWAGAGCHVEFRKPHGDDLVGITGCFCAIAETGALMMMSGPQTFASATLLPETHIAIVPASRIVAGHEDGFALMRSERGQLSRATNFIAGPSRTADIEQTLVLGAHGPYRVHVIVVDGA